In Streptomyces capitiformicae, one genomic interval encodes:
- a CDS encoding chaplin produces MRQVTRKRLMTVAAASGVLAAAGGYAHADSGAQGFAGNSPGVLSGNNVQAPVNVPVNVCGNTVNVVGLLNPAAGNKCANGSGGGQHADGSGSSHGGSQARGHASDSPGVASGNNVQAPVNVPVNACGNSVNVIGVGNTAMGNDCSNGSGGGGHYGDGSGNGGSQADGHTSNSPGVGSGNNVQAPVDVPVNVCGNGVSVAGIGNGVTDNDCGNSGGGGAHENPGGGQQNPPGEPGQPAPQVPEKPGQPNEPGKPGGDTNEPGSQHVTQPGGAAQLAQTGAELPLGLALPVGAGALLGGALIYRKARAAAL; encoded by the coding sequence ATGCGACAGGTCACCCGCAAGCGCCTCATGACGGTGGCGGCCGCGTCCGGCGTGCTCGCCGCGGCCGGCGGCTACGCACACGCCGACTCCGGAGCGCAGGGCTTCGCCGGCAACTCGCCCGGTGTGCTGTCCGGCAACAACGTTCAGGCCCCGGTGAACGTGCCGGTCAACGTCTGCGGCAACACCGTGAACGTGGTCGGGCTGCTCAACCCGGCGGCCGGCAACAAGTGTGCCAACGGATCGGGCGGCGGCCAGCACGCCGACGGCTCCGGTTCGTCGCACGGTGGGTCCCAGGCCCGCGGTCACGCCAGTGACTCGCCGGGCGTGGCCTCCGGGAACAATGTGCAGGCCCCGGTGAATGTGCCGGTCAATGCCTGCGGCAACAGTGTCAACGTGATCGGCGTCGGCAACACGGCCATGGGCAACGACTGCTCCAACGGCTCGGGCGGCGGGGGCCACTACGGCGACGGCTCCGGGAACGGTGGGTCCCAGGCCGACGGCCACACGAGCAACTCGCCGGGCGTGGGCTCCGGGAACAATGTGCAGGCCCCGGTGGACGTGCCGGTCAACGTGTGCGGCAACGGCGTCAGCGTGGCCGGCATCGGCAACGGGGTCACGGACAACGACTGCGGGAACTCGGGCGGCGGAGGGGCGCACGAGAACCCGGGCGGTGGCCAGCAGAACCCGCCGGGCGAGCCCGGACAGCCGGCCCCGCAGGTGCCCGAGAAGCCGGGGCAGCCGAACGAGCCGGGCAAGCCCGGTGGCGACACCAACGAGCCGGGTTCGCAGCACGTCACCCAGCCCGGCGGCGCCGCACAGCTCGCCCAGACCGGCGCCGAGCTGCCGCTCGGTCTGGCACTGCCGGTGGGCGCCGGCGCGCTGCTTGGAGGCGCCCTGATCTACCGCAAGGCCCGGGCCGCGGCACTGTAG
- a CDS encoding DUF5703 family protein has protein sequence MPEYEFVDVYVPRGVSRKDATRLLTDHAEYGHWELDRLSLLRDGSRRVRLRRRIIRQVRATW, from the coding sequence ATGCCGGAATACGAATTTGTCGACGTGTACGTACCGCGCGGGGTCTCCCGTAAGGACGCCACACGCCTGCTGACGGACCATGCCGAGTACGGACACTGGGAGCTGGACCGACTGAGCCTGCTGCGCGATGGCAGCCGCAGGGTGCGGTTGCGCCGACGGATCATCCGCCAGGTGCGCGCCACGTGGTAG
- a CDS encoding helix-hairpin-helix domain-containing protein codes for MSTEPATTEPEEPAGRGDGTPDGGTPTTEGAGTPTTEGAPGSGDAEAAPELSEVQAELEAQRLERERIERRKAEKKGPIASGAKLSGTAADLLAAVRAVEGGQKPAATVFSEPEPAPRRPAPEPVRQPQPVALPAGAAAPSGETVEAVRAVLAEGGAPEALVPQVAEVLGEGAGGRLREDPWQLLRVPGVRPEQADGFARALLGAECGPDDERRGRAVTVWLLDQAAVAGHTALEAPALAAALAQRSVPDPDAAVQSTVAEGEALVFQDALDDAPPAAAAGDAEDDEAEQERPVRVLIGLERYALAEESLADGLARVMNSLPKDEPTDWASAAASAPRPAAELIRAVATHGLVLHTGGEAARAEPAALIAAARALGLRAYAATHSADGRLRFASLLATAEAGDGTAVATVAGLLSGAEGPGRDADGALDIDLLVVLDAPQLDVETAAVLAESLPDGARLVLSGDPGVLWSAGPGRVFADLLAARACPQVASRTPDPGPIGELVSGIGIGELNQVDAPGKEVVIVPVRDAGEAVHRTVQLVVDSVPRAFGLPDDDVQVVTPGHGGAAGTRALNTALKERLNPGPGRFGGFDPGDRVAYSPAPGRTTPGRVVGADADGLHLECGGAAVVVPKERVERTVRHGWALTAHQAVGHRWPAVVVVLPGDAAQALSRPWVYTAFGRAERHLSVVHGVEQALPRAVAEVSAKPRTTRLPTLLKAQVPSSD; via the coding sequence GTGAGCACGGAGCCCGCGACCACGGAGCCGGAAGAGCCGGCGGGACGGGGCGACGGGACCCCCGACGGCGGGACCCCGACGACCGAGGGCGCTGGGACCCCGACGACGGAGGGCGCTCCCGGGTCCGGTGACGCCGAGGCCGCGCCCGAATTGTCCGAGGTGCAGGCCGAGTTGGAGGCGCAGCGGCTGGAGCGGGAGCGGATCGAGCGGCGCAAGGCCGAGAAGAAGGGGCCGATCGCGAGCGGGGCCAAGCTCAGCGGTACGGCCGCGGATCTGCTGGCCGCCGTACGGGCCGTGGAGGGTGGGCAGAAGCCCGCGGCCACCGTTTTCAGCGAGCCGGAGCCCGCGCCGCGTCGGCCCGCGCCGGAGCCGGTGCGGCAGCCGCAGCCTGTGGCGCTCCCGGCCGGTGCGGCCGCGCCCTCGGGCGAGACCGTCGAGGCCGTGCGCGCCGTGCTGGCCGAGGGCGGTGCTCCCGAGGCGCTCGTGCCGCAGGTCGCCGAGGTGCTCGGCGAGGGGGCGGGCGGCCGGCTGCGTGAGGATCCCTGGCAGTTGCTGCGGGTTCCCGGAGTGCGGCCGGAACAGGCCGACGGGTTCGCCCGGGCACTCCTCGGCGCGGAGTGCGGCCCGGACGACGAGCGGCGGGGGCGAGCGGTCACCGTATGGCTGCTGGACCAGGCGGCCGTCGCCGGGCATACGGCCCTGGAGGCCCCGGCGCTCGCCGCCGCGCTCGCCCAGCGGTCGGTTCCCGACCCGGACGCGGCGGTCCAGAGCACCGTCGCCGAGGGAGAGGCCCTGGTCTTCCAGGACGCACTCGACGACGCGCCGCCCGCCGCAGCGGCCGGCGATGCCGAGGACGACGAGGCGGAGCAGGAGCGCCCGGTGCGCGTCCTGATCGGCCTTGAGCGTTACGCCCTCGCCGAGGAGAGCCTCGCCGACGGTCTCGCCCGGGTCATGAACTCCCTGCCCAAGGACGAGCCGACGGACTGGGCCTCGGCGGCGGCGTCGGCGCCGAGGCCCGCCGCGGAGCTGATCCGCGCCGTCGCCACGCACGGGCTCGTGCTGCACACCGGCGGCGAGGCCGCACGCGCGGAACCGGCCGCCCTGATCGCCGCCGCCCGGGCGCTCGGGCTGCGGGCGTACGCGGCGACGCACAGCGCGGACGGGAGACTCCGGTTCGCCTCCCTCCTCGCCACCGCCGAGGCGGGCGACGGCACCGCCGTGGCCACCGTCGCCGGGCTGCTCTCCGGTGCGGAAGGGCCCGGCCGGGACGCCGACGGTGCGCTGGACATCGACCTCCTCGTGGTCCTGGACGCGCCGCAGCTCGATGTCGAGACGGCCGCCGTGCTCGCCGAGTCGCTGCCCGACGGTGCCCGGCTGGTGCTCAGCGGCGACCCCGGTGTGCTGTGGTCCGCCGGGCCCGGCCGAGTCTTCGCGGACCTCCTCGCCGCTCGCGCCTGTCCGCAGGTCGCCTCGCGGACGCCCGACCCCGGGCCCATCGGCGAACTCGTCTCCGGGATCGGGATCGGGGAGCTGAACCAGGTCGACGCGCCCGGCAAGGAGGTCGTGATCGTGCCGGTGCGGGACGCCGGGGAGGCGGTGCACCGGACCGTGCAGCTCGTCGTGGACTCCGTACCGCGGGCCTTCGGCCTTCCCGACGATGACGTGCAGGTGGTCACTCCCGGTCATGGGGGCGCGGCCGGGACGCGGGCGCTCAACACCGCGCTCAAGGAGCGGCTGAATCCCGGCCCGGGGCGCTTCGGCGGCTTCGACCCGGGCGACCGCGTCGCCTACTCCCCCGCGCCGGGGCGTACGACGCCGGGGCGCGTGGTCGGGGCCGACGCGGACGGGCTGCACCTGGAGTGCGGGGGTGCGGCCGTTGTCGTGCCGAAGGAGCGGGTGGAGCGGACCGTGCGGCATGGGTGGGCCCTGACCGCGCACCAGGCCGTGGGGCACCGGTGGCCGGCCGTGGTCGTCGTCCTGCCCGGGGACGCCGCGCAGGCCCTCAGCCGGCCCTGGGTGTATACGGCCTTCGGGCGTGCGGAGCGGCACCTGTCCGTCGTGCATGGTGTGGAGCAGGCGCTGCCTCGTGCGGTCGCCGAGGTGTCGGCCAAGCCCCGCACCACGCGGCTGCCGACGTTGTTGAAGGCCCAGGTGCCGTCTTCCGATTGA